In the Drosophila teissieri strain GT53w chromosome 3R, Prin_Dtei_1.1, whole genome shotgun sequence genome, CACCATACGCCGTCTTTTTATTCGAGCTGCATTGTTTACCCGATCTTAAAAGGCTATGCAAACCGAGTATATAAGGTTTAAACAGCTCTATATGTGATTTCCTTTGTATATCGAAAACCTAAGGATAAAATATACACTAGTGTACGTTTACTACTACTCTTAAGCACATAGAAAAGCATATATCCGAAATGTattgcgtttttattttgaattaataaaatgttcgAAGAAAGCCGCGTTTCAATTCCAAATTTCCGCTGGTGGCACTAAATTCTTTGTACTTGGTACGCCAATTTAAAGTTCCTTTTTAAATGCGATCATCGATTAAGTAACTAAGCGGATATCTGTGTGTCATGATCGATAATGATATCACTCGGATTTGGGACAAATATCCTCGCAGTGGAATGTAGGGTCCGAAAGCTCCTGGTCTTCCACTACAGGATCTGCTTGGAAAATGCTAAGCTTCTCCTTCATATCCTGCTCGTTACGATCCAGATTCATTAGATAGGCGGCAATGAAGGCGCGTGGATCCTGCGGCGAATGAATGTGCAGTTGGGCGAAGGCTCTTACCAGGACGTCGCCCATCTGCTCCTTGATCTCGCCAGCCATTGCATCCACGGCCTCCAGGTTCTTGCCCTTGGGCATCCAGTCGTATCCCTTGAAGCAGCAGCACTCGCAGTAGGCCTTCGGATCGGATTCCTTGAGCAGCTTGAAGAAGGGCAGCAGCTCCGATTCGCAGCTCTTAAGCTTGGCCACCTCCCGCACGAAGCGCTTATGCAGCTCGCACACTTCTTTGCCGCATCCCCGGATCACCTCCGCATCTTGGGAAAGTGTCGCCGTGCGCTTTATGTAGTCCACCGTGTTCTCGTGGAAGGACTTGAACTTGCACTTCTCCTCGTTGTAGGCGTACAAGCACTGGCGGGCATAGACAATGATGTTGTCCCGCCGCTTTCGAATCTCCTCACTTCGCCGGGTGAAGTGCGTATTCACCTCTTCCAGGCTGTTGATCCGCTGGGCGAACTTCGTCATGTCCTCGGTGCTTTCGCAAACCACCTTGCCCTTCTTCTCGTGGCCGCACTTCTGGTTCGCCTTGTTAATCTTGGTCAGCTCCGCCTCTAGCTCCAGGTGAAGGTTCCGGAGTTCCGTGTTCAAGCGCTTCACATCGTTGTCGTTGCAGATCAGCGCCTGCAGCATCTCGTGCAGGCAGTTCCTGTGCGGATTGGGCAACTCATCGGGGCAGCCGGCCAACATGTTTAAGGAATTACTGGGTATAATACTTTTAcaatcatatatatttatggatAGGTCTACGTGAATCTTGCTTTCTAACTTCTTCTGAAGTTTCCACCAGCTTACTGGGGTTCGAGTAAAAGTTTGCCAACAACTTGATTAAAATTACAGTAATGAAAttgttatttgtatataagagatttattaaaattttatgaaaGAACAACACGATGTAggtaatttgatttgatcGTTCATTTTTGATCGCTAGACAGATTTCTTGTCAAATTATAGTTAAATAAGCAAATCACATTTTATTCGCCACATTTAACCACATTAAAATTACTCAATCATGCCAAAATTGATTGGTTCTTAtccacatatgtatatataaataggtACATAAAATTTATCAGTACGCTAAATTACAAATTCCCAAAAAGTCTGCCCAATACGAACCGGTTTGACTAGAAACCGAATATTCACTTAAATTGCGTacccacagcaacaacaaataaagaacgcaaataaaaatgaaatttatttggcaGTCTTTGTCTActgccagcaaaaaaaagaacaaattcCTAATGGTCTCCCCCAACAATCCCCCTTTCTGCCCAAACGGTTCCACTTTTCGTTCGTCTACAATTGGCACACGATCAATCATTATGTGTCTTCTAACACAAGTTTATCTCGCCAAAAAGGTAAGGTATTCTGCATTGACTGATACCCTGTAGGATTAATGTACATCAGTTATATAAATAGCTGTTACATTTTCGTACAGGGTATACTAGTTGTAGAATACCAAGGTGGACTCCTTACACAACTCCCACTAATGGACAATCGAAAAGCTTTCGAAAAATGAGTTTTGGCACAAGTCAACCCGTTTGCAGATAAGGAGAACATGCGAAAGGTGAAGGGGAATCGATCTTTGACCGTCTTGTACCTGTAATTAAgtaacttaattaatttcccgccAACAACGCTTTGaagagaacaaaaacaaatcaacgACTGGggtttgcaaattttgatttcAGCGTTTGAAtaaattttgcataattttcggTTTCTTAAGGAATTTGATGgatattattttgtttcacCCGTGAAGGgtataatttgattaaatttccgcGATGAGCTTGGAATTTTCTGGGGGCtagttcattttgttttaaattgatgTATAAGGCAAACGCAGTTAATCTTAAACGTATTTTGGAATAGTCATTTCTATCTTGCGCCAGACCAATATCAAATACCACACAATGCAGATGTcttaatatataaaactaaaatttgAGTTTAGTGCAATTAGctatttgtatgttttatgaATCGAAAGGTTTTGTAACCCTTTATGGTTTACACAGCTGCTTGATCCATTTTTCTTTCGCCATTGAGGACGGatgcaaattataataattaaaattattgatCGCGACTAATGAGCAAACATTGACTGAGAAACTCGCCCAAGGCGATTCAAATGGGCGAATTCAAAGATACAAAGCCCGAGTATGCAAAGGAGATAAACAAATAGGCGAAGGACCACAGATGCGAAGGAAGGAAGAGCGATCAAAAGATCAAAAGGATGTGCCAGGATGGCAGTCCGGATCTCGGGGTGGGTCCCTCTTACTTGGCCATCTATTTGCATAGAAAAGTGACCCAGTTTTCTAAGGATGCTGACGGTTCAGAGCACGCAGAACTTCAGGGTCCTAATGCGCAGGACTCTGAAAAATGAcgtgaaaaaaatatttaaataatttacgtATTTTTCTATTTGAAAGCACAtagttttttttcctttctaCCTCTTTTTTTGCGGaggataaatgaaaaatgatgtTTGACCCTGTGCTACGAGACGCACCCTTTTCCTTGATCACGTATGCAAATGCGGGGCTATGTCCTGGGACAGGATCAGCGATTCAACCCTTTGAGGACAACTGGCGGCGTCCGATCCGCGAACGtgttgtgcataaattaaggCATCCTTGCATCCTTTTGTCCTGGCACCCTTGCAAGGGCTTGGTGGTTCGGCAAGGAAACGCTTCCGCATGGAAATGAGGCAAAAAAAGCCGGATTTTTTTCTGCTCCTTGTCTTCTGCCGTCTGCGTCTTTGTGCGAGTCCTTCATCCTTGATCGTCACCCTGAACCCAGCGTGTCTTGAGCCTTGTGGGTAACCTGGCAGGGAGAACAAAAAATCGTGAGAAAATTTCCAGCgccaaatattcaaattaggTAACCAAAGCCGcccgttgcatacttttttggATGTTTTTTGTGTCCGCACCCAAAACGACGGGAAGAAAAAAATCATCAGGATGCATGCTCATCCTTGCAGCCCCTATTGTTGGGCCAATCAGTTTTTTAACCCATTTTTTTCAGATTCCCAAATTTTTTATGCTTGACTACCGAAAAAAGTCGTTTATAATTGGACAGAGTTCAGCTTTTTTGCCgcctttttttctttcctaTTTTGAATACCGAAATCTTGCGTGACAAGTTTTTTTCGTCGCGTTGGTGAAAAGGATCGTAAACTCTTGTTACTGTagttttttattcgtttttttaGTACATATTTCCAGATTTTTTTTCTCTATAATAAAAAGGCGGCGcggaaatgttaattaaataaatgttactGCGCCATTTTAGGGTAAAATCCTGTTCCCCATTTTATTCCTTCAATTGCGCcgttcatttatattttttgtcttttggatAAAACCTcttttttcacaattttaaCACGTGTTGGATGTCAAAGATTtgaattgtaaattgtaaatgcTGAGAGGTAAAAAACTTGGGGTTTTGTTGAGTAATTGTAAACAATGTTAAGTGTTTGATTCGCCTTTTGGAAAAAAGATATCCTGGGAACAAGATTTTTTAATTGAGTTAAACTGGCAAGAAGCGAAAATCATGAAAAATTTGTAAAggctataaaaatgttttgaaaataaaaaaattaatttacaatcACCCCGTTGtgcaattttttataaaattcttttgaaattgtaaataaacaacGAACTAAAAAACGTTTATGTAAATTGTCTTATCGTGCGTCTCCCCATCAATAAAccctttattttcattaaaaaaaaggagtgGTAATAAAGGGGAAAATGTAAAACCTTTATCCAACATCTGTTAGACTGGTATCATAAATGGCTTTTCAGTGGCCATTATGGGGAGTTAGAAACTAGCTTTTTTCAGTGGGGAAGAGTGTAACGCATTATCAATACAGTTTATAGATCGGTTTTCAAATGCAAGAGTATGCTACTTATATAAAGCTACCCAAATCCTCATAGATCAGAAACTAaccgtttaattaaaatgccttAAACCCTTTTTTTGCAATATGCCAATATTCGCTCAAGTATCAATTACATAACCATCAATATGATAAAAGGGAAATCAATCCAAACACGGGCCCACAAACCTCAACAATAGAGCAGAGTGTGCCCTCCAGTTCCAGTGTGCGAATATAATATGAACTCAGTGAAAGGGTGCCAATATGGATATAAGAATAGCTAACGAAAATCGCATCAAATTTCACAATATCGCACCTTATTAGAATCGAACAATACCGCGGATCACAATGCGAAATTGGCGAGGAGCTGGGGAAAaggccaaaatgcaaatgccgcAGGAACAAGAAGTTATGGGAAAAACATACACACCTTCCATTCTCTTCGTTCTGTTCAAGCCAGCGGGCTAATCGGTGGAGTGTATCCGCATATTGTGCGCATTGTctaataatttcataaatagtTTATCCAAAAGAATCGCTGAATGCCGAGCCGACTAAATGCCATTCGCGAATGGGCTATGAGAGAAAAAACGGATCCCTTTCTTATGCTAAAACGAGGACCTTCTCCGGGGTGAAAGGTTTTTCTTCCGGAGATCCGGATGTTTTGTGTGCAACCCCTGATGATCGGATCCTATCTCTGCCTCCCTAACTGTGTGTGTTTTGATTTCGGGTCTGGAGTTTAGAAACCATAAATCTATTGATGCCTTTGATGACGCCTTTCTGCTGCACCGAAATGATCTCTTGGCATGGAAAACCCATAGTCAATATTCAAATGCAAGTCGTTTGCATAATGCCCTACCCAAAAACTGATAAATTGATTGCactgcactgggagaaaagcGAAAGGGGAATGTATAATAGCAAGCTGAAAGCGGAATACTCTGCTCTGGAACCTATCGTTTGAAATCAATCAATTGCTTgagattttatttatgtagcCACTAGTTTTATTCGAAGATAATTCTCTTTAAAATTATGTGAATATCAAATAAAGATTTGGGCTTGATCTAAAGTAAATTACGTTTACTTCTCTCAAGCAGCCGTATTGTGACGATAAATAAATAGGGCCTTAAGAGATAAATAGTCACATCCAGGactgtgaaattcaatttgatatGCTCGCTCCAGCTATCCACGTTTTTTACTGATCCCGCTGAGAAACTTGCACATATCTCAGACAGATGGCACTCTCATAAAGAAGAGTCCTATCTGCTCCTGGGCACTGCATTCTAATTATCATATCGATCAAGCTGCAAGTAAAAGTGACAGTCCCAGGCCCAAGGATCCTGCCAGAAGCCAGGCGAGATCTTCGGCCACATTTTTTCTCATAGTTAGCATAACAAAGCCTGATGAGACGCACAACGGACGGAATCGTGATGATTTCAGCACCCAGAGACAAGACAGAGCCAAAGAAAAGGAGCTGAGGAGCCACCCCGAAGATCGGGTAGCGGGACAATAACCACCAAACAATCCCCTGATCATTAGTGCATCTATAAGAATGCGCATTGATATGCTAATCGCGCGTAGACAGGGCTCGAATGGAGGAGAAACTTCCATGCCTGAATGCTTTTGTGATCGATGACGATGGCTGGTAGAAATCAAATCatttatcaattaaattattggcAAACATTGGGTAGTAGAGCCCTCGAAGCAAAGGGTTCGATGTGCTAAAAACTTTCCCCCTTCACCTCATTTTTGCATTGTGGCCTTTGTTAAGCATTTTGCACAACTGCCAAATGATCGATTATCGATCGGAAATCCTTTGTCCGGGTCCTTTGTCCTTTGCGGTGTGTTTTGCAATTCTGCTTTGATGATTTGTTGGTTTATTGTCAGCGATCCATGTTTTGCCCTCAAGAGCTCACTTTTCCTTATTCGCAAAAGATCGTGCCCGATATTCGTACAGTCCTTGCCAAAGGACAACGATCTTTGTTGACAAAAAGACAATTGCCCGAAATCCTTTAGGGAGTTTATATCTCTATCAGCTTCATTGTTGGTTCCCTAACTCTTTGTGGGTGTCTATTCTGCACTCACACAATCGCCTTTGTTTGGGCAATTTTATGAGCTATTTAGGagatttcatttcgtttttatttgcgGCATGAaaagatcataaaaataagtttCTTTTTTCGTGTGTTTAACACAATTTGCTGCTATTTATAATTCCATTCAAACGCTTCGTTCAGCAAAAGACGGAGgcaacaataaataaacacacataaagagaaatataatataataaagaaaaaagcaCCTGTTAACAACTTAAACTGGTTTTGTGTGGGATTtcttaatttattgttttattaattagcTATGAAATTCGTTGGCTTTACCATTATACAGGTATATGTGAAGTTCCTTTGTTCCGATGTACTAATCCGTCAAAGGCCTTTGGATCTTCGTAACTTCATCACCTACCATATTTACTTGTCAAAGAATTGTTGCTTCACTAGTTTTTTAAGTACTTGGCCGTTTTGAAGTGGCAAATCGTGACTGCTGAAGAAGACTCCAATTCTGAGCGACTTCGGATGAACTAGTTTTATATCAGGTATGAAATAGCcgtacgagtatatgcaaAGCATGTTGAAAGAATCTGAATGCGAATCAAGTCAGATGAATCATTCCCATTAATCTCCGAGTCGATCAGCCGAAAATTCAAGACCCAATCAGTCATCAATCATTATTCGGCCATTTCGACTTGAGGAGAGAATCTGACGGGCACATTTTAGCGAGGGTTGACCCCCTAAATCGCCCCTCAAACTACGCCACTGTCACATCTTAAGCCGAACAGCAGCTGCGAGTGAGAGAAATTTAAAGACAAACTTCGATACGATCGTAGCCGTACATTTCCCTGTGGATACTCAGATTATATGGGGTGAACATAAATCTCTTATGTCGCCTCGGGCACAAAGGAGTTCTTCTTAAGGTTGCTAAGCGGATTAGGTTGCATTTTTCTGGATCGTTGCATAAATTCGATCCGCTTTGATTCGctaatgaaaatgcaaatcctCAGGAAAGTTTAATACACCACAGTAATGCTTTTATAAATAGTTACAATCTTTATTGGTTGAATTTTacaattgaattttcaaatcTATTTCTCTTTCAGCTTGCCTAAGAAGTAGAAAATATCTTTACTTCACTAATTAGTTGATAAATTAGAAAGTATCTAGCGTCCTAAATAAAGGTTGATACGTATAAATGTACAGCACAATTTTACatacaaatatgtacattataatatatacatatatatatcatatatcataataatataattaggTTTATCGCTGTACTTTGTACTGCTCCTAGTACAAAATAAAACTGTGAACTATTTATAATAGACTTATTTATATAGTTCAaggttttaatttgaatattgcTTATAGATATTTAAAAGGGGGCATAAATATCGTATTTAAAATCCTGAGTTGATCTAGATAAACTATTTCTATAGTTGAAAATAGCGCAGAACCTGGAGAATTGCAGTTACTTTCTTATTGGTTTGGGCAGTGATGGAGTTGATTTGGACCGAATCGTATACAAGTTTTTATGAATTTGGAAGGATGCTTAGAAGAAACCAGTTGCAGTCCCAGCTCCTACGCCTATGCCAACTTGAAACTAAAAGTAACTTATTTTACGTTCAGTGTTTCAATTGGTATGGATTCAAAGAGAATAAAATACGACGCTTTGCAGCTTTTACTCCTTTGTGTTCATACCAGCTTAAAC is a window encoding:
- the LOC122619758 gene encoding uncharacterized protein LOC122619758; amino-acid sequence: MLAGCPDELPNPHRNCLHEMLQALICNDNDVKRLNTELRNLHLELEAELTKINKANQKCGHEKKGKVVCESTEDMTKFAQRINSLEEVNTHFTRRSEEIRKRRDNIIVYARQCLYAYNEEKCKFKSFHENTVDYIKRTATLSQDAEVIRGCGKEVCELHKRFVREVAKLKSCESELLPFFKLLKESDPKAYCECCCFKGYDWMPKGKNLEAVDAMAGEIKEQMGDVLVRAFAQLHIHSPQDPRAFIAAYLMNLDRNEQDMKEKLSIFQADPVVEDQELSDPTFHCEDICPKSE